The Cohaesibacter intestini genome has a window encoding:
- a CDS encoding BREX system ATP-binding domain-containing protein, with amino-acid sequence MGNWSQATQFDQSTAIEEIVFFANRLLEGSRPVRLLVGEDGFGRSMLLDLARHTVCAKQAAVLTVSVVPQDGYGWGLDPDFATGLAQGGQQGLKAMAALLDRFFAGVRAQANRHRGDEHAIIRKRLEVLRPLTGGRHLSHRLLSYWQAYGEGDQRQMALALSQLGQPVAGISPIDQLSLMSVLCQLSGVAGVLIILRGEDDASLMQAFDAVSNFAQPGCPSELFLQRMGFLVVANPAALHRRESQALMDISPHAMRSAIEQGGRLVTQIHRLSINVPRLCVEDYLRA; translated from the coding sequence ATGGGCAACTGGTCACAAGCCACCCAGTTTGATCAATCGACGGCAATAGAAGAGATTGTCTTCTTCGCCAATCGTCTGCTTGAGGGCTCACGACCGGTACGGTTGCTGGTGGGGGAGGATGGCTTTGGCCGCTCGATGTTGCTCGACCTTGCTCGCCATACGGTTTGCGCCAAACAGGCCGCGGTTCTGACTGTGTCAGTTGTGCCGCAAGACGGCTATGGCTGGGGTCTCGACCCTGATTTTGCCACCGGTTTGGCGCAAGGCGGGCAACAAGGGCTCAAAGCCATGGCAGCGTTGTTGGATCGCTTCTTTGCTGGGGTGAGGGCGCAAGCCAATCGCCACAGGGGTGATGAGCATGCCATAATCCGAAAACGGCTGGAGGTCTTGCGGCCGTTGACTGGTGGACGCCATTTGTCTCACCGCCTTCTCTCCTACTGGCAGGCATATGGGGAAGGCGATCAAAGGCAAATGGCGCTCGCCTTGTCACAGCTTGGTCAGCCGGTGGCGGGGATCAGTCCAATTGATCAGCTGAGTTTGATGTCTGTCCTTTGTCAATTAAGCGGTGTCGCCGGAGTGCTGATCATTCTGCGTGGAGAGGATGATGCGTCGCTGATGCAGGCCTTTGATGCGGTTTCCAATTTTGCGCAGCCGGGCTGTCCGTCGGAACTTTTCCTGCAAAGGATGGGCTTTCTGGTGGTGGCCAATCCCGCCGCTTTGCATCGAAGGGAAAGTCAGGCCTTGATGGACATTAGCCCTCATGCCATGCGGTCGGCGATAGAGCAAGGAGGCCGTCTGGTCACCCAGATCCATCGCCTGTCCATCAATGTGCCAAGGCTCTGTGTTGAGGACTATTTGCGGGCCTGA
- a CDS encoding amidohydrolase family protein, whose translation MMFDLIVKGGTLPSKVREDGSIKDGSIADIAIKDGKIAAIEPNITAEAGEIIDASGILVAPPLVDPHFHMDATLSYGTPRINASGTLLEGINLWGELKPIQTEEDIETRALAYCDWAASMGLLAIRTHVDTSDEDGLKGVRALLSVRDKVKDYIDLQLVAFPQDGYFRSPTAKDCTLRALDLGVDIVGGIPHFERTMEDGRRSVTELCEVAAKRGLMVDMHCDESDDPLSRHIEQLAYETQRLGLQGRVAGSHLTSMHSMDNYYVSKLLPLIAEAEVSAIPNPLINIVLQGRHDTYPKRRGQTRVPEMLAHGIRVGFGQDCVLDPWYSLGTADMLDVAFMGLHVAQMTSPADMRKCFDMVTIDSAAIMGLEDYGLAVGKKASLVLLDANDPIDAIRLRATRLTVIAKGKVISQKPRDLPKLALPGRPDTVTRRAPKR comes from the coding sequence ATAATGTTTGATCTCATCGTCAAGGGCGGCACACTGCCCAGCAAAGTCCGAGAGGACGGCTCTATAAAAGACGGCTCCATTGCCGACATCGCCATCAAAGACGGCAAAATCGCCGCCATCGAGCCCAACATCACGGCCGAAGCGGGCGAGATCATCGACGCGTCGGGCATTCTTGTTGCCCCGCCCCTTGTCGACCCGCATTTCCATATGGACGCCACCCTGTCCTATGGCACCCCGCGCATCAATGCCTCCGGCACCCTGCTTGAAGGCATCAATCTGTGGGGCGAGCTCAAGCCGATCCAGACCGAAGAAGACATCGAAACGAGGGCGCTCGCCTATTGCGACTGGGCGGCATCCATGGGCCTGCTGGCCATCCGCACCCATGTCGACACGTCCGACGAAGACGGGCTGAAAGGCGTCCGCGCCCTTTTGTCCGTCCGCGACAAGGTCAAAGACTATATCGATCTGCAGCTGGTCGCCTTCCCACAGGATGGCTATTTCCGCTCCCCCACCGCCAAGGACTGCACCTTGCGGGCGCTCGATCTGGGCGTCGACATTGTCGGTGGCATCCCGCATTTTGAGCGCACCATGGAAGATGGCCGCCGTTCGGTAACCGAGCTCTGTGAAGTGGCTGCCAAGCGCGGCCTGATGGTCGACATGCATTGCGATGAAAGTGACGATCCGCTGTCACGCCATATTGAGCAGCTGGCCTATGAAACCCAGCGTTTGGGCCTGCAAGGTCGGGTCGCTGGCTCGCACCTGACCTCAATGCATTCGATGGACAATTATTATGTCTCGAAATTGCTGCCGCTGATCGCCGAGGCCGAAGTCTCCGCCATCCCCAATCCGCTGATCAACATTGTCCTGCAAGGTCGCCACGACACCTATCCCAAGCGCCGCGGCCAGACCCGCGTGCCGGAAATGCTGGCGCACGGCATCCGCGTCGGCTTTGGTCAGGATTGCGTGCTTGACCCTTGGTATTCGCTCGGCACCGCCGACATGCTCGACGTCGCCTTCATGGGCCTGCATGTGGCGCAAATGACCAGCCCGGCAGACATGCGCAAATGCTTCGACATGGTGACCATCGACAGCGCCGCGATTATGGGCCTTGAGGATTATGGCCTCGCGGTGGGCAAGAAGGCGAGCCTCGTCCTTCTCGACGCCAATGACCCGATCGACGCCATCCGCCTGCGCGCCACCCGGCTGACGGTCATCGCCAAGGGCAAGGTCATTTCCCAAAAGCCCCGCGATTTGCCCAAACTTGCCCTGCCCGGCCGCCCGGACACTGTCACACGCCGCGCACCCAAGCGCTAG
- a CDS encoding ABC transporter permease → MLEALDILLTSSFWVAVIRIASPLIFATMGELVCERAGILNLGIEGIMTAGAFAGWVTVYLGGDLWLGVFVAATVGLAIGALHGLLTVPLALSQHVTGIGITLLATSLTYYTYRLVLPKVTSPPKIEAFEPYAIPGLSSLPVIGEALFAQTPLTYLSFVCVALVAYILYRTPLGLAVRAVGENPESVEAQGISVVAIRMGAVMCGSAMMAVGGAFLTMSAFNSFFFEMVNGRGWVCIALVVFGSWRPGKALLGAILFAAFDAYQIRLQQVTGGVLPYQLFLMMPYLLSILALIIMARRATYPKALMIPYLKGER, encoded by the coding sequence ATGCTTGAGGCTTTAGACATCCTGCTGACCAGCTCTTTCTGGGTCGCCGTCATCCGCATCGCTTCGCCGCTGATTTTCGCCACCATGGGCGAATTGGTCTGCGAACGGGCGGGCATTCTCAATCTTGGCATCGAAGGCATCATGACCGCCGGGGCCTTTGCTGGCTGGGTCACCGTCTATCTCGGCGGCGATCTCTGGCTTGGCGTCTTTGTTGCTGCCACTGTTGGCCTCGCCATCGGGGCGCTGCATGGACTTTTGACCGTGCCCCTTGCCCTGTCCCAGCATGTGACGGGCATCGGCATCACCCTGCTTGCCACCTCGCTCACCTATTATACCTACCGACTGGTGCTGCCCAAGGTCACCTCGCCACCGAAAATCGAAGCCTTCGAGCCCTATGCCATTCCGGGCCTGTCGTCTCTGCCGGTGATTGGCGAAGCCTTATTTGCCCAGACACCGCTCACCTATCTCAGCTTCGTCTGCGTGGCGCTCGTGGCCTATATTCTCTATCGCACCCCGCTCGGCCTTGCGGTCCGTGCGGTCGGCGAAAATCCAGAATCCGTCGAAGCGCAGGGCATTTCTGTCGTCGCCATCCGCATGGGCGCGGTCATGTGCGGCAGCGCCATGATGGCCGTTGGCGGCGCTTTCCTCACCATGTCGGCCTTCAACTCCTTCTTCTTTGAGATGGTCAATGGCCGTGGCTGGGTCTGCATCGCGCTGGTGGTGTTTGGCTCTTGGCGTCCGGGCAAGGCCCTGTTGGGGGCTATTCTCTTTGCCGCCTTTGATGCCTATCAGATCCGCCTGCAGCAGGTAACCGGCGGCGTTCTGCCCTATCAGCTGTTCCTGATGATGCCCTATCTTCTGTCCATTCTTGCCTTGATCATCATGGCCCGTCGTGCCACCTATCCAAAGGCACTGATGATCCCATATCTCAAGGGGGAACGATAA
- a CDS encoding ABC transporter permease, with amino-acid sequence MRLEPKDTKSLAASILYPVGAILATLIFSSILVLMAGASPFSVFYLVAKGAAGSQFAFFETLTRATPLIFTGLAVAVAFRAKLWNIGAEAQLYIGAVVTILMGTGALPLPSYLLIPAIMAASMLAGAVMLLGPAFLKIRFGVDEVVTTLLLNFVILLFVSMLLEGPLKDPMGLGWPQSEAVDDAATLSRVVKGKRLHYGFVIAVGAAIFLWVIMKKTTLGFEMRAVGHNPNASGFAGISVNGVLMKTALLSGGIAALAGFSEVAGLKGSLSLDLSPGYGYTGIVVAMLAMLNPLGVILSAIFVSGIFVGADAMSRTAGVPSYIADVMVATALLTMVTAIMLTRFRIRWR; translated from the coding sequence ATGAGACTGGAACCCAAAGACACCAAATCGCTCGCTGCCTCCATCCTCTATCCGGTTGGCGCGATCCTCGCGACCCTGATTTTTTCCTCCATCCTCGTCTTGATGGCAGGTGCGTCGCCCTTCTCGGTCTTCTATCTGGTGGCCAAAGGCGCGGCTGGCTCGCAATTTGCCTTTTTCGAAACCCTGACCCGCGCCACCCCGCTGATCTTCACCGGCCTTGCGGTCGCCGTCGCCTTCCGCGCCAAGCTGTGGAATATCGGCGCTGAAGCCCAGCTTTATATCGGCGCCGTGGTCACCATCCTGATGGGCACCGGCGCGTTACCGCTTCCCTCTTATTTGCTGATCCCCGCCATCATGGCCGCCTCCATGCTGGCTGGCGCAGTGATGCTGCTGGGACCGGCTTTCCTCAAAATCCGCTTTGGCGTCGATGAAGTCGTCACCACGCTTTTGCTCAATTTTGTCATCCTGCTATTTGTGTCGATGCTGCTCGAAGGTCCCCTCAAAGACCCGATGGGTCTCGGCTGGCCACAATCCGAAGCGGTTGACGATGCCGCCACCCTGTCCCGTGTGGTCAAAGGCAAGCGCCTGCATTATGGCTTTGTCATCGCGGTTGGCGCGGCGATCTTCCTCTGGGTGATCATGAAGAAAACCACCCTCGGCTTTGAAATGCGCGCCGTCGGCCACAATCCAAATGCGTCGGGCTTTGCGGGCATCAGCGTCAATGGCGTGCTGATGAAAACCGCCCTTCTGTCCGGCGGCATCGCCGCACTGGCTGGCTTTTCCGAAGTTGCGGGCCTCAAAGGCAGCCTCAGCCTCGACCTGTCGCCGGGCTATGGCTATACCGGCATCGTCGTCGCCATGCTGGCCATGCTCAACCCGCTTGGGGTCATCTTGTCGGCCATTTTCGTCTCCGGCATCTTTGTCGGGGCCGATGCCATGAGCCGCACCGCAGGCGTGCCGAGCTATATTGCCGATGTGATGGTCGCAACCGCCCTTTTGACCATGGTCACGGCCATTATGTTGACCCGCTTCCGGATCCGCTGGAGATAG
- a CDS encoding ABC transporter ATP-binding protein — protein MTKDKMQEAEIVLRLDAITKRFGPLIANDSVSFDLRKGEVIALLGENGAGKTTLMNILFGHYVADEGHVEAFGTPLTPGDPSAALEAGIGMVHQHFTLTDNLSVLDNIALGTQSLWSLRFDRKAARKRILELSDNFGLTVDPDAMISDLTVGERQRVEILKALYRNARILILDEPTAVLTPLETDALFETLRHLIRDGLSVVFISHKLNEVMQISDRVLVLRSGKLSGERVTTETDRHELAELMVGEEIPLPVVESKEPGAPVLELMAVTTPQIGTATRLDDITLTLHEGEITGLAGVSGNGQVAMSALLSGMLAPESGDMLFCGSYIEDWSPQKALAAGIGRIPEDRHSTGTIGDMSILENTILENYRDAPYSRLGWMNKAKARAFTEQAIADYDVKCPSPDAPIRLLSGGNMQKLILARALDSHPKLIVAAQPTRGLDVGAVNYVHQKLLEARSNGAAILLISEDLDEIRLLSDKIVVISQGKLSAPSARGERSIKELGILMAGHKKGADA, from the coding sequence ATGACAAAAGACAAGATGCAAGAGGCGGAGATTGTTCTCCGCCTCGATGCGATCACCAAACGCTTCGGCCCCCTGATCGCCAACGATTCCGTCAGCTTTGACTTGCGGAAGGGCGAGGTCATTGCCCTATTGGGCGAGAATGGCGCGGGCAAAACCACCCTGATGAATATCCTTTTCGGCCATTATGTCGCCGATGAGGGCCATGTCGAAGCCTTTGGCACACCCCTGACGCCCGGTGATCCGTCAGCCGCGCTGGAGGCAGGCATCGGCATGGTGCACCAGCATTTCACCCTGACCGACAATCTTTCTGTCCTCGACAATATCGCCCTTGGCACCCAGAGCCTTTGGTCTTTGCGCTTTGATCGCAAGGCGGCCCGCAAGCGCATTCTAGAGCTGTCGGACAATTTCGGCCTGACGGTCGACCCGGATGCGATGATTTCCGATCTGACGGTTGGCGAACGCCAGCGGGTCGAAATCCTCAAGGCGCTCTATCGCAATGCCCGCATTCTAATCCTTGATGAGCCGACCGCAGTGCTCACCCCGCTGGAAACAGACGCGCTGTTCGAAACCCTGCGCCATCTGATCCGTGACGGCCTGTCCGTGGTCTTCATCTCCCACAAATTGAACGAAGTGATGCAAATCAGCGACCGCGTGCTGGTCCTGCGCTCCGGCAAATTGTCCGGCGAGCGCGTCACCACTGAGACCGACCGCCACGAGCTGGCCGAATTGATGGTCGGCGAAGAAATCCCGCTGCCCGTCGTCGAAAGCAAGGAACCCGGCGCGCCGGTGCTTGAATTGATGGCGGTCACCACCCCGCAAATCGGCACCGCCACCCGCCTTGATGACATCACCCTCACCCTGCATGAAGGCGAAATCACCGGCCTTGCAGGCGTCTCCGGCAATGGGCAGGTTGCCATGTCGGCCTTGCTGTCCGGCATGCTGGCGCCCGAAAGCGGCGACATGCTCTTTTGCGGTTCCTATATCGAAGACTGGTCGCCACAAAAGGCACTGGCCGCAGGCATTGGCCGCATCCCCGAAGATCGCCACAGCACCGGCACCATCGGCGACATGTCGATCCTCGAAAATACCATTTTGGAAAATTACCGCGACGCCCCCTATTCCCGTTTGGGCTGGATGAACAAAGCCAAGGCCCGCGCCTTCACCGAGCAGGCCATCGCCGATTATGATGTCAAATGCCCGTCACCGGACGCCCCCATCCGGCTGCTATCCGGCGGCAATATGCAAAAGCTCATTCTCGCCCGGGCGCTCGACAGCCACCCCAAATTGATCGTCGCCGCCCAGCCGACCCGTGGCCTTGATGTCGGCGCGGTCAATTATGTCCACCAAAAGCTACTCGAAGCTCGCAGCAACGGCGCGGCTATTCTGCTGATTTCCGAGGATCTCGACGAAATCCGCCTGCTGTCCGACAAGATCGTTGTCATCAGTCAGGGCAAATTGTCCGCCCCATCGGCGCGCGGCGAACGCAGCATCAAAGAGCTCGGCATTTTGATGGCTGGCCACAAGAAGGGGGCCGATGCATGA